From the Borrelia puertoricensis genome, one window contains:
- the mraY gene encoding phospho-N-acetylmuramoyl-pentapeptide-transferase: MFYLLGLRLLKYITFRTAYATIFAFLLALIFGPFIILRLKKLKLDQILRKDGPKRHLSEKIGIPTMGGILIFFCVLVSLFFWINFWNIYFLIILFVMVSFAYLGFMDDLLKIKRKNSDGLNPRFKIYGQILFSFISVTILYYFGDEHVSIIYFPFFKSLKLDLGVLYIPFGMFILISASNSFNLTDGLDGLAIGLSIVVTGALVIIAYLTSRVDFASYLNIPNIKGAEELVVFLGALLGGSFGFLWFNAYPAKIMMGDTGSLSIGAVLGMTALILKSEILFAILAGVFVVETLSVIIQVVVYKQTKKRVFKMAPLHHHFEELGWSEMQVVIRFWIIGLIFAIIALSTLKIR; encoded by the coding sequence ATGTTTTATCTTTTAGGACTTAGATTGTTGAAATATATTACTTTTAGAACCGCTTATGCTACTATTTTTGCATTTTTGCTTGCATTGATTTTTGGTCCATTTATTATTTTAAGACTTAAAAAACTAAAACTGGATCAAATCTTAAGGAAAGATGGACCAAAGCGCCATTTAAGTGAGAAAATAGGAATTCCTACTATGGGAGGTATTCTTATTTTTTTTTGTGTTTTAGTTTCTTTATTTTTCTGGATTAATTTTTGGAATATTTATTTTTTAATTATACTTTTTGTCATGGTTAGTTTTGCTTACTTAGGATTTATGGATGATTTGCTAAAAATAAAGAGAAAAAATTCAGATGGGCTTAATCCTAGATTTAAGATTTATGGGCAAATATTGTTTTCTTTTATTTCAGTTACTATTCTTTATTATTTTGGCGATGAGCATGTTAGTATAATTTATTTCCCTTTTTTTAAGTCTCTTAAATTAGATTTGGGGGTTTTATATATTCCATTTGGGATGTTTATTTTAATATCTGCGTCTAATTCTTTTAATTTGACAGATGGACTTGATGGACTTGCTATTGGACTTAGTATTGTTGTAACAGGAGCTCTAGTAATAATTGCATATCTTACAAGTAGAGTAGATTTTGCATCTTATTTAAATATTCCAAATATTAAAGGTGCTGAAGAACTTGTAGTATTCCTTGGAGCTTTACTTGGTGGTAGTTTTGGATTTTTGTGGTTTAATGCGTATCCTGCTAAAATAATGATGGGTGATACTGGTAGTCTTTCAATTGGGGCGGTTCTTGGGATGACAGCTTTAATCTTAAAGAGTGAGATTCTTTTTGCAATTCTTGCAGGAGTTTTTGTGGTTGAGACTTTATCTGTAATTATTCAAGTTGTAGTTTATAAACAGACTAAGAAAAGGGTTTTTAAAATGGCACCACTGCATCATCATTTTGAGGAGCTTGGGTGGTCTGAAATGCAGGTTGTTATTAGATTTTGGATAATAGGTTTAATATTTGCTATAATTGCTTTAAGCACTCTTAAGATTAGATGA
- a CDS encoding tetratricopeptide repeat protein, with amino-acid sequence MKRWILIFLFLVISCGDESKEKVNLGLRIREIEIAGGGSLEKIEVYKEFIDKEEKNILKIINSIDKKARFFSLIGLELIRLGQYGPAIEYFNRNLEYGPDNHLSHFYIGVSSYNLAKGIETKEKVREYFVLSEDSFLKSISIKDDFKEAIFALSTMYVYDLDKQLEAKGYLSRLESMGEDYFEFFMLRGANYYSLGDFDNALLFYKKAKDKALTQEQIDGVDRIMSNFK; translated from the coding sequence ATGAAAAGATGGATACTAATATTTTTGTTTTTAGTTATTTCTTGTGGAGATGAATCTAAGGAAAAAGTAAATCTTGGACTTAGAATAAGAGAGATAGAGATAGCAGGTGGTGGTTCATTAGAAAAAATTGAAGTTTATAAGGAATTTATTGATAAAGAAGAGAAAAATATTTTAAAAATAATAAATTCAATTGATAAAAAGGCTAGATTTTTTAGTTTGATTGGACTTGAGCTTATTAGGCTTGGTCAATATGGACCTGCTATTGAGTATTTTAATAGAAATTTGGAATATGGTCCTGATAATCATTTATCTCATTTTTATATAGGAGTTTCTTCTTATAATTTAGCTAAGGGTATTGAAACTAAAGAAAAGGTTCGTGAATATTTTGTTCTTTCTGAAGATTCTTTTTTAAAATCAATATCTATTAAAGATGATTTTAAAGAGGCGATTTTTGCTCTCTCTACTATGTATGTTTATGATCTTGATAAACAGTTGGAAGCTAAAGGATATTTAAGTAGACTTGAGTCTATGGGAGAGGATTATTTTGAATTTTTTATGCTGAGGGGTGCAAACTATTATTCTCTTGGTGATTTTGATAATGCTTTGTTATTTTACAAGAAGGCAAAGGATAAAGCTTTAACTCAAGAGCAAATAGATGGAGTTGATAGAATAATGAGTAATTTTAAGTAA
- a CDS encoding cell division protein FtsQ/DivIB, producing the protein MLIYRKFLIIYIYVIISLILLEIVFIIFISPYFLIRYISFNDSIHISKEDILSISGIKPNTYYYDADVSAYEKNIMRDLRVKNVTVKLKFPNTISINIERRVPIVTAYENVDGSFIYYFIASDGLILEKCKDLIYDLPIVSGLNLNGNEVGDFLEDRMLAIIKNLNYVKINQNTLYNLISEISFLKLNFYDYKIFLYIKNIYNKILITTDMDLISVMHKVFMISDLLKGRSDTVDLRSGNIILLGED; encoded by the coding sequence ATGTTGATTTATAGAAAATTTTTGATTATATATATTTATGTAATAATTTCTCTTATACTACTTGAGATTGTTTTTATTATTTTTATTTCTCCTTATTTTTTAATAAGATACATTAGTTTTAATGATAGTATTCATATTTCTAAGGAAGATATATTGAGTATTTCAGGAATTAAGCCTAATACTTATTATTATGATGCTGATGTTAGTGCTTATGAGAAAAATATTATGAGGGATCTAAGGGTAAAAAATGTGACGGTAAAACTTAAATTTCCTAATACAATTAGTATTAATATTGAGAGAAGAGTTCCTATCGTTACTGCTTATGAGAATGTTGATGGAAGTTTTATTTACTATTTTATTGCTTCAGATGGTTTAATTTTGGAAAAGTGTAAAGATTTAATTTATGATTTACCCATAGTTAGTGGATTAAATTTAAATGGTAATGAAGTTGGTGATTTTTTAGAAGATAGAATGCTTGCTATTATAAAGAACCTTAACTATGTTAAAATAAATCAAAATACTTTGTATAATTTAATATCGGAAATTAGTTTTTTGAAGTTGAATTTTTATGATTACAAGATTTTTTTGTATATAAAAAATATATATAATAAGATATTAATAACAACGGATATGGATTTAATAAGTGTGATGCATAAGGTATTCATGATATCTGATTTGCTTAAGGGAAGGTCTGATACTGTTGATTTAAGAAGCGGTAATATCATTTTGTTAGGAGAAGATTAG
- the ftsZ gene encoding cell division protein FtsZ — protein MKDYNIIDSHSKRFDSATNPTVLKVIGAGGGGSNAVNRMIEYGVRDVEFIVANTDLQALQTSIAPIKIALGAKVTSGLGAGGRPEIGQAAAEEDIDIIKNHLAGADMVFITAGMGGGTGTGAAPVIAQVAKELGILTVGVVTKPFKFEGPKKMRLAEQGINNLRKSVDTLIIIPNQKLLTVVDKRTTIKDAFKRADDVLRMGVQGIAGLIIEHGEVNIDFADVKSIMQGQGDALMGIGYGKGENRAVDAATSAISNPLLEEVRIEGSKGLLVNITGGEDFSLLELEEIMGIITASVDDEATVIYGHAINSNLDDEIYVTVVATGFSSRKQKDLSGAVENNTLSSKEFDNLMSGSQDSSGSVYEANDNFIAKSKNVNYFEDDIDVPTFLRNLNKKNSDN, from the coding sequence ATGAAAGATTATAATATTATTGATAGTCATTCAAAAAGGTTTGATTCTGCTACAAATCCTACGGTTCTTAAAGTAATTGGTGCAGGCGGTGGCGGTAGCAACGCTGTTAATCGTATGATTGAATATGGAGTAAGAGATGTTGAGTTTATTGTAGCAAATACTGATCTTCAAGCTCTTCAAACTTCTATTGCTCCAATAAAGATTGCGCTTGGTGCTAAAGTTACTTCAGGTCTTGGGGCCGGTGGGAGGCCTGAAATTGGACAAGCGGCTGCAGAAGAAGATATTGATATTATTAAAAATCATCTAGCAGGTGCTGACATGGTATTTATTACGGCTGGAATGGGTGGAGGAACAGGAACAGGAGCTGCACCTGTTATTGCTCAAGTAGCTAAAGAACTTGGAATTTTAACTGTTGGAGTTGTTACTAAGCCTTTTAAATTTGAAGGCCCTAAAAAGATGCGGCTTGCTGAACAGGGAATAAATAATTTAAGAAAATCTGTTGATACTTTAATTATTATTCCGAATCAAAAACTTTTAACTGTTGTTGATAAGCGAACTACTATTAAGGATGCCTTTAAAAGGGCTGATGATGTTTTAAGGATGGGTGTACAGGGTATTGCAGGTCTTATTATTGAGCATGGCGAAGTTAATATTGATTTTGCTGATGTTAAGAGCATTATGCAGGGACAAGGTGATGCTTTGATGGGTATTGGTTATGGTAAGGGTGAGAATAGGGCTGTTGATGCGGCTACTTCTGCTATTAGTAATCCTTTGCTTGAGGAGGTTAGAATAGAAGGATCTAAAGGGCTTCTTGTTAATATAACCGGAGGTGAAGATTTTTCATTGCTTGAGCTTGAAGAGATTATGGGAATTATTACAGCTAGTGTTGATGATGAGGCTACCGTAATATATGGGCATGCAATTAATTCAAATCTTGATGATGAGATTTATGTTACAGTTGTTGCTACTGGTTTTTCTTCTAGAAAACAGAAAGATTTATCTGGTGCTGTTGAAAATAATACTTTAAGTTCAAAAGAATTTGATAATTTGATGTCAGGTAGTCAAGATTCTTCAGGGAGTGTTTATGAGGCTAATGATAATTTTATAGCGAAGTCAAAAAATGTTAATTATTTTGAAGATGATATTGATGTTCCTACATTTCTTAGAAATTTAAATAAAAAAAATAGCGATAATTGA
- the ftsA gene encoding cell division protein FtsA, with protein sequence MSRDLIVGLDVGTSKICTVVAEVNLNNQLEIVGIGTSVSRGVRKGVLINIEAALDSISSSIEAAELISGCDIAALSVSMSGSSIEGTNSRGVVAINSKTREIDNEDVERVIEAAKAIVIPMDREILHVIPQEFIVDGIPHIKNPIDMMGIRLEGEVHIITGSSSSSQNLVRCVNRAGFSVDEIVLGSLASSYATLSKEEREMGVLFVDMGKGTTDIILYVDGSPYYTGVIPIGANRVTLDIAQVWKVPEDIAENIKITAGVAHISALESQVESVIIPNLGTRPPQEKSRKELAIIINSRLSEIFEMIKAEIMKRGLYNKINGGIVLTGGGSLFPGISNLTEEIFKYPSRIGFPMNINGVGEEYIGPKFSSALGLVLYKHEQQKFNKLKKGNNKSKRQSKISSKLKGWFLKEWF encoded by the coding sequence GTGTCTAGGGATTTGATAGTAGGATTAGATGTTGGAACTTCAAAGATTTGTACTGTCGTAGCTGAGGTAAACTTGAATAATCAGTTGGAAATAGTTGGAATAGGCACTAGTGTATCAAGAGGTGTGAGGAAAGGTGTTCTTATAAATATTGAAGCTGCGCTTGATTCAATTTCTAGTTCTATTGAAGCGGCTGAGCTTATTTCTGGGTGTGATATTGCCGCTCTTTCTGTGTCTATGTCAGGTAGTAGTATTGAGGGTACTAATTCTCGTGGGGTTGTTGCAATAAATTCAAAAACCAGGGAGATTGATAATGAAGATGTTGAGCGTGTTATTGAAGCTGCTAAGGCAATTGTGATTCCCATGGATAGAGAAATTTTACATGTGATTCCTCAGGAATTTATTGTGGATGGAATTCCTCATATAAAAAATCCAATAGATATGATGGGAATTCGCCTTGAGGGTGAAGTGCATATTATTACTGGATCTAGCTCTTCAAGTCAGAATTTAGTTAGGTGTGTGAATCGTGCTGGGTTTTCTGTAGATGAAATTGTTCTTGGAAGTTTGGCCTCATCTTATGCTACTTTATCTAAGGAAGAGAGAGAAATGGGCGTTTTGTTTGTTGACATGGGTAAAGGTACAACAGACATAATTCTTTATGTTGATGGCTCTCCTTATTATACCGGAGTAATTCCTATAGGTGCAAATAGAGTTACTCTTGATATTGCACAAGTGTGGAAAGTACCTGAAGATATTGCTGAGAATATTAAAATAACGGCTGGTGTTGCTCATATTTCTGCTCTTGAGAGTCAAGTGGAAAGTGTTATTATTCCTAATCTTGGAACCAGACCGCCTCAAGAGAAAAGTCGAAAAGAATTGGCTATAATAATTAATTCAAGATTAAGTGAGATCTTTGAGATGATAAAAGCTGAAATAATGAAGAGAGGGCTTTATAATAAGATTAATGGAGGAATTGTTTTAACTGGAGGGGGCTCTTTGTTTCCTGGTATTTCTAATTTAACAGAAGAAATATTTAAATATCCATCAAGAATAGGATTCCCAATGAATATTAATGGTGTTGGAGAGGAATATATTGGTCCTAAATTTTCCTCAGCTCTTGGTCTTGTTCTTTATAAGCATGAACAGCAAAAATTCAATAAATTAAAGAAGGGAAATAATAAATCTAAGAGACAAAGTAAAATATCTTCAAAATTGAAAGGTTGGTTTTTGAAAGAGTGGTTTTGA
- the ftsW gene encoding putative lipid II flippase FtsW, which produces MFVERTSIRKCYLLVLWSLIAYGLVVFYTSSFFLSLELTGDPNFLFLMRLKYLFLSFIVFVVFERISLDFLKAIVSIILLVTFTLVLATFFSPSVSGTQRWIFLKGISIQPSEIFKVSFTIYLASYLSRFKLKSDNNISYWLKPMLIFGIFWLLIILQNDYSTAIYFAMLFFIVLFVSGMSLGYVFAILFTFVPIAILFLIFEPYRVARIFAFLNPYDDPLGKGYQIIASLNAFKSGGLGGRGLGMGEVKLGRLPEANSDFIFSVLGEELGFFGICLAIVLFFLLFYFGYFVALFAKTRFRFFIAFIASLTIFLQSIMNILIAIGLLPPTGINLPFFSSGGSSIVVTMALSGLIANVSRDV; this is translated from the coding sequence ATGTTTGTAGAGAGAACCTCTATTAGAAAATGTTATTTACTTGTTTTATGGTCGCTTATTGCTTATGGTCTTGTTGTATTTTATACATCTTCATTTTTTTTAAGTCTAGAACTTACAGGGGATCCTAATTTTTTATTCTTAATGCGTCTTAAATATCTTTTTTTAAGTTTTATTGTATTTGTTGTCTTTGAAAGGATTTCTTTAGATTTTTTAAAAGCAATTGTTTCTATTATATTGCTTGTAACTTTTACATTAGTTTTAGCAACTTTTTTCTCTCCTAGTGTTTCAGGAACACAAAGGTGGATATTTTTAAAAGGCATTAGTATTCAGCCTTCAGAGATTTTTAAGGTATCTTTTACGATTTATCTTGCGAGTTATTTGAGTAGATTTAAATTAAAGTCAGATAATAATATTTCTTATTGGCTAAAGCCAATGTTAATTTTTGGTATTTTTTGGTTGCTCATAATTTTGCAAAATGATTATTCAACGGCTATTTATTTTGCTATGCTTTTCTTTATTGTTTTATTTGTTTCTGGAATGTCATTGGGATATGTTTTTGCTATTTTATTTACTTTTGTTCCAATTGCTATTCTTTTTTTGATATTTGAACCTTACAGAGTTGCTAGAATTTTTGCATTTTTAAATCCTTATGATGATCCTTTGGGAAAAGGATATCAAATAATTGCATCACTTAATGCTTTTAAGAGTGGTGGTCTTGGGGGTAGGGGGCTTGGAATGGGGGAGGTAAAGCTTGGCAGACTTCCAGAAGCTAATTCTGATTTTATTTTTTCTGTGCTTGGAGAGGAATTAGGGTTTTTTGGAATTTGTCTTGCTATTGTATTATTTTTTTTATTGTTTTATTTTGGGTATTTTGTTGCTCTTTTTGCTAAAACCAGATTTAGATTTTTTATTGCGTTTATTGCAAGTCTTACAATTTTTCTTCAAAGCATCATGAATATTTTAATTGCAATTGGTCTTTTACCTCCCACAGGTATAAATTTACCATTTTTTTCATCAGGTGGTTCTTCTATTGTTGTTACAATGGCTCTTTCTGGACTTATTGCCAATGTTTCTAGAGATGTTTAA
- the rsmH gene encoding 16S rRNA (cytosine(1402)-N(4))-methyltransferase RsmH, translating into MGNIFHIPVLLDEIINLLEASNISDEFVFVDCTLGEGGHSSAVLKKYQNINVIGIERDDIVLNRAKESLIEFKERVSYFNAWFDDFFSEYPLSSKINFILADLGISMFHYKMSGRGFSFFEDERLDMRLNPGAGGISAYDIVNTFDKKRLENLIYELSGERYSRRIVKSILEYRKVKKIETSRELQNIVSKAYPRIKLKINPATKTFQALRIYVNDELFRLKRSLPLWVGSLSKNGVLAIVTFHSLEDKIVKEFFKALSKEQYCILTKKPIISSFEEKRFNNASRSAKLRVIKKLYE; encoded by the coding sequence ATGGGTAATATTTTTCATATACCCGTACTTCTTGATGAAATTATTAATCTTTTAGAGGCATCAAATATAAGTGATGAGTTTGTTTTTGTTGATTGTACTCTTGGGGAAGGTGGGCACTCAAGTGCAGTGCTTAAGAAGTATCAAAACATAAATGTGATTGGAATTGAAAGGGATGACATTGTTTTAAATAGGGCAAAAGAGTCTCTTATAGAATTTAAGGAAAGAGTTTCATACTTTAATGCTTGGTTTGATGATTTCTTTAGTGAATATCCTTTAAGTAGTAAAATCAATTTTATTTTAGCTGATCTTGGTATTTCCATGTTTCATTACAAAATGAGTGGTAGGGGATTTTCTTTTTTTGAAGATGAGAGATTAGATATGAGGCTGAATCCTGGTGCTGGAGGTATTAGTGCTTATGATATTGTCAATACTTTTGACAAAAAAAGACTTGAAAATTTAATCTATGAATTAAGTGGTGAACGTTATTCTAGAAGAATTGTTAAATCTATCTTAGAGTATAGAAAAGTTAAGAAAATAGAAACTTCAAGAGAGTTGCAGAACATAGTTAGCAAAGCCTATCCTAGGATAAAGCTTAAAATAAATCCGGCAACTAAAACTTTTCAAGCGTTAAGAATTTATGTTAATGATGAGCTTTTTCGTTTAAAGAGAAGTTTGCCATTATGGGTAGGAAGCTTATCAAAGAATGGCGTCTTGGCTATTGTTACATTTCATTCATTGGAAGATAAAATTGTAAAAGAGTTTTTTAAAGCTTTAAGCAAAGAGCAATATTGTATACTTACTAAAAAGCCTATAATTTCAAGCTTTGAAGAGAAGAGATTTAATAATGCATCAAGAAGTGCTAAGCTTAGAGTCATTAAAAAATTATATGAGTAA
- the murF gene encoding UDP-N-acetylmuramoyl-tripeptide--D-alanyl-D-alanine ligase — translation MHIRIEDILDSLNDVKFVGHVSSMQKIVSFYSLDSREINAKNSSASLYFAYKGDRVDGFSFVESLIDIGVKCFVCSKDCESLCVEYLNRDENLVFLLTSNVVIFLQNLAAHFIKRTSFKRIAITGSNGKTTTKEMLYSILSERYKTCKTWGNLNSDIGLPLSILRTEGDEEYAVFEVGISYVGEMNLLAEILNPEIVIVTNISYAHMQAFEDLEIVTAEKGKIMTKSTQMVILNESCPYHLCLRVMAKSINPGINIFYFDFHSLQIRSFAFVNDKFFYDFTYKGFDYSILLPGQHNIFNAISCINLALLLGLSENEIRNGLLHADFQKGRAELLRVKDYLVLNDSYNGNLGSFMALKEMILGLEIRGKKFIILGAFKELGKFAYEAHKTAIREVILMNFDKVFFIGEEFQEVKKIENLTLDNLFYFSSFENFIDYFVKNLESECFIAIKGSRSNRLERVLDYL, via the coding sequence GTGCATATAAGAATTGAAGACATTTTAGATTCTCTAAATGATGTTAAATTTGTTGGTCATGTAAGTAGTATGCAAAAAATTGTATCATTTTATTCGCTTGATAGCCGTGAAATAAATGCTAAAAATAGTAGTGCTAGTCTTTATTTTGCATATAAAGGTGATAGGGTAGATGGATTTTCTTTTGTCGAATCTTTAATTGATATTGGTGTTAAATGTTTTGTGTGTTCTAAAGATTGTGAGAGTTTGTGTGTTGAGTATTTAAACAGAGATGAGAATTTGGTTTTTTTGCTTACTAGTAATGTGGTTATTTTCCTTCAAAACTTAGCAGCACATTTTATTAAAAGAACAAGTTTTAAGAGGATAGCTATTACTGGTAGTAATGGAAAGACTACGACAAAAGAAATGCTTTACAGCATATTGTCAGAGAGATATAAAACTTGCAAGACTTGGGGAAATTTAAATTCGGATATTGGGTTGCCTTTGAGTATTTTGAGAACCGAGGGAGATGAGGAGTATGCTGTTTTTGAAGTGGGGATTAGCTATGTTGGAGAGATGAACCTCCTTGCTGAAATATTAAATCCCGAAATTGTTATTGTAACAAATATAAGTTATGCTCATATGCAAGCTTTTGAAGATCTAGAGATTGTTACTGCTGAGAAGGGTAAAATCATGACTAAGAGTACTCAGATGGTAATTTTAAATGAGAGTTGTCCTTATCATTTATGTTTAAGAGTAATGGCTAAGTCTATTAATCCAGGGATTAATATTTTTTATTTTGATTTTCATAGTCTTCAAATTAGATCATTTGCATTTGTAAATGATAAATTTTTTTATGATTTTACTTATAAAGGGTTTGATTATTCTATTTTATTGCCTGGTCAGCATAATATTTTCAATGCAATATCTTGCATTAATTTAGCTTTGTTACTTGGACTGAGTGAAAATGAGATTCGTAATGGTTTATTGCATGCTGATTTTCAAAAAGGTAGAGCAGAGCTTTTAAGAGTAAAGGATTATTTGGTTTTGAATGATTCTTATAATGGTAATTTAGGTTCATTTATGGCTTTAAAGGAGATGATTTTGGGTCTTGAGATAAGGGGTAAAAAATTTATTATTCTTGGTGCTTTTAAAGAACTTGGAAAATTTGCGTATGAGGCACATAAAACAGCGATTAGGGAAGTTATTTTGATGAATTTTGATAAAGTTTTTTTCATTGGTGAAGAATTTCAAGAAGTAAAAAAGATTGAAAATTTAACCTTAGATAATTTATTTTATTTTAGTAGTTTTGAAAATTTTATTGATTATTTTGTGAAGAATTTGGAATCTGAGTGTTTTATTGCTATTAAAGGGTCAAGATCAAATAGACTTGAAAGGGTTCTTGATTATCTTTAA